One Planctomicrobium piriforme genomic window, GCTTTTTGAGGCACTTTCCGTCAAAAACCCGCCTGTTTCAGAACAGGCTTTTCCTAACCAGTTGAAACTGTTCGACTAATAGCCGGACAGTTGTGATGACAAATGACAAATCCCCCCGCAGCGCAACCGTTCCTCCTCACCAGAGGAACCCCCACATGCGTCGCCCGACTGTCACCTCCCGCTCCGAAATGCTCGCCGTCGCCACCTCCCTCGCCGCCGAGTACGGCGAGTCCCTCACCCTCACCGCCTTTCGCCGCGAGACAGGTTACTCGCAGTGGGAAATCTTCGATCTCTTCGGCAGTTGGAAACAGCTCCGCATTGCCGTCGGCCTCACCCCCATGGCCCCGCGAGTCCGCAATCGGGTGAACGAGCAGCACATTCTCGACCTCGGCCGCCAGCTCGTGGAAGAACTCGGCGAAGCACTCACCGAACGCACGTTTCAGAAACGCACTGGTCTCTCTGGTCGCCTCATCGCCGACCGCTTCGGCAGTTGGGGCGAACTCCGCCAGCAGCTCGGCCTCACCCCTCGGGCGAAAATCCAGAAGACCTATACCGAAGCCGAGATGATCGAAGATCTCTATCGGGTCTATCGCATCACCCGCCGCAAACCGCGCTACCACCAGCACAGGCATTACGGCGGCCGCATCAGCCCGAACACGATCCAGCAATACTTCGGCTCATGGCGCTACGCCTGCGAATGCCTCAAGGCTCGACTCATCAAAGAGGAAGAAGCCGAATACCAAACCCGTCTCGCCCAGTACCAGGAAAAGATGAAACAAACCCAACTCCCGCCACCCCTCACCCCTCAATGACAAATGACAAATGACAAATGACAAATGACAAATGACAAATGACAGATGGGCACTTCGATTAATTCACTTTTGACCGCAAACGTGTCACCAATTCCCAGGAAATTTGGTCGATCCCGGTAGTTAAAACGGAATAATTCGAAGTGCCCTATTGACCAATGACAAATCAATTCTCCAGGAAGATGGGCCGGGGCTGAGAGGACCAGAAACCGCCCCCTCCTCATCACGCGCTCCCGCCCCCACCACTGAGCCCCAGGCGAGCCGCCCGGCGAACCGCAACCGTTCCGCCAAATCCAGATCGTAGGCCGGATCCTCAAAGACCCAGCATTTATGCCGCGTCCAACAAAGACTTCACGAGCGATTCGAACCAGCCTGCACGCACATGGATCCCAGAGAGAGTCGGATCAACGAAACCACACCGCAACGACTACTTCCTCGCTGAACCAAGCTGGGCCTTGAAGAACCCAGCCTACGTCACGTCCTTCACGCCAAATCATCCTGCCGCATGAAACACGACGGCAACACGCGTCGAACAGTTTCCACCCACGCCGTTCGTCCCTCAATCTCTTCCTTCGGAATTTCCCAAGGTGCCGAACTCAGTGCCATCCATTCCACATACCACACAGCCGCCAAAAAGTTCGTTTCCACCGCAGGCAGTTCTTCCAACAGCTGCATTCCGGTTTGCGCTTGATCCAACGCCTCCTTCACCCTTTCCAATAGCTCATTGCGATAGTTACGATTGCCCATTCGAGGGTGCGACCAGTTTCTCATCATCAGTTCCACGAGAACCTCCGCTTCGAACATGTAAGAGAAATCCACTGCGCGATCTACAATGGTCATGGCGTCGCTTCATCTCTGAATATTGAAAACGGGCTTCCGAGAACGAATCAGTTCCAGTTCCAAAGCCTTACGCACTTTCGCTGCCGTCTGTGGGGCCAGCACATGCACTTCAATGTTCAATCCCTCAGAACCAAATTCCCACAGCCATCTCGCAAACCCTTTGTTATCCGAATGGTCGAGATGCTTCTTCAGCCGCGATCGCAGGTTGTCCGATTCGCCAACGTAGAGCAGTTGCTTCGAGTCATAGAGCAGATACAAGCCCTGCGTTGCCGCCACTTGTTCCAATCGAAAGTCCTGGATTCGCCAGCACGACGCCTGCACAGGTTCCGCGGCGACTCGTGCCGCCAGTTCCGGTCTCAGCTTCTTAGACTTCCGCAGATTGAGGGCGGCCCAGCGATATTGCAGTGGAAGAAATCCCGGCGCAATTCGTTCAGCCAGACGGTCAAATTCCAGTGCCAGCACTGGATTGCAGAGCAGCCTGTCGAGACTGATGCCCTGTTGACGTTCCAGAAAACGCGCGGCGATTTCTGCGGCGAAACGATACTGGTCTTCGTTCCGAAACGACGTTCGCTTCGCCACCGGATAAGCGGCAAGCAGTCCCCGCTTGCGAAGATTCAACAGATTCCAGTTCAGCACTTCCGGCGGCTCGGCCAGACCCAGCTTCCGGCACTCCTCAATGAAACGCGGGTTCAGATCGGGATCGAACACAATTCGATCAACCGAGAACCCGTCGTAACAGCCCGCAAATGCCCGCTCAATCAGAGTCATACCGCTTATGAACCCAGGTCGGGATTAAAGACCGGCTGATATTCCTGCACAAGTCGCTTCTGCCAGGCCATCGTCTCCCCCGGCCGGGCTTGCTGTAACGGACGAATCCAGAT contains:
- a CDS encoding GIY-YIG nuclease family protein; translation: MTLIERAFAGCYDGFSVDRIVFDPDLNPRFIEECRKLGLAEPPEVLNWNLLNLRKRGLLAAYPVAKRTSFRNEDQYRFAAEIAARFLERQQGISLDRLLCNPVLALEFDRLAERIAPGFLPLQYRWAALNLRKSKKLRPELAARVAAEPVQASCWRIQDFRLEQVAATQGLYLLYDSKQLLYVGESDNLRSRLKKHLDHSDNKGFARWLWEFGSEGLNIEVHVLAPQTAAKVRKALELELIRSRKPVFNIQR
- a CDS encoding homing endonuclease associated repeat-containing protein codes for the protein MRRPTVTSRSEMLAVATSLAAEYGESLTLTAFRRETGYSQWEIFDLFGSWKQLRIAVGLTPMAPRVRNRVNEQHILDLGRQLVEELGEALTERTFQKRTGLSGRLIADRFGSWGELRQQLGLTPRAKIQKTYTEAEMIEDLYRVYRITRRKPRYHQHRHYGGRISPNTIQQYFGSWRYACECLKARLIKEEEAEYQTRLAQYQEKMKQTQLPPPLTPQ